The Malus domestica chromosome 13, GDT2T_hap1 genome includes a window with the following:
- the LOC114820528 gene encoding protein indeterminate-domain 4, chloroplastic yields the protein MAAASSSMPFFGSSSREENQSQMTSSILPPSSNATAAATGTAPPPQKKRRNQPGNPNPDAEVIALSPKTLMATNRFICEVCNKGFQREQNLQLHRRGHNLPWKLKQKTNKEPRRKVYLCPEPSCVHHDPSRALGDLTGIKKHYSRKHGEKKWKCDKCSKRYAVQSDWKAHSKTCGTREYRCDCGTLFSRRDSFITHRAFCDALAQESARHPSSLSTMGGSLYGNNHMSLGPSQIPSLQNSTHLPNNVLRLGSSGSAKFEHLIPPSNPSSFGSQAMPNSPNFFMRDIANQQGFQDQHQFPNKVLHGLMQLPDLQSNPNNNSSSPSSNSAANLFNLSFFSNNGTSRSITPTDHQFSDGNGGGQGFSMSHDHQIGSGSLPSLYGNSMQHEGGMAPHMSATALLQKAAQMGSTTSTESSSLLRGLGNSSTRAAKSGRQLVSAPSSVGVSFSGDHHHSTNGGEQYHLRSSQQVENENHLQGLMNSLANGNSSIFGGGGLDHNNFGGFSSGTTATRVSAMDQQHNNPNYDEAKLHQNLSVNFGGSDKLTLDFLGVGGMVRNMNGGHGYSQRDHQQQQHHGINMISSLDPELKSTQASQLFGGTTLQ from the exons atggcggCTGCTTCTTCATCGATGCCATTCTTTGGAAGTAGTAGCAGAGAAGAAAACCAAAGCCAGATGACTTCGTCAATCCTTCCGCCTTCCTCAAATGCTACCGCCGCAGCCACAGGCACAGCCCCACCACctcaaaagaaaaggagaaatcaACCAGGAAATCCAA ATCCAGATGCGGAGGTTATAGCACTATCTCCCAAGACGCTAATGGCGACAAACAGGTTCATATGTGAGGTGTGCAACAAAGGGTTCCAAAGGGAGCAAAACCTACAGCTCCACAGAAGAGGACACAACCTGCCTTGGAAGCTCAAGCAGAAGACTAACAAAGAACCTAGACGCAAGGTCTATCTATGTCCGGAGCCGTCATGCGTTCACCATGACCCCTCTCGAGCTCTCGGAGACCTCACCGGCATAAAAAAACACTACTCTAGAAAGCACGGCGAGAAGAAGTGGAAGTGCGACAAGTGCTCCAAGAGGTATGCCGTTCAATCGGATTGGAAGGCTCATTCTAAAACGTGCGGAACTAGGGAATACAGATGCGACTGTGGCACTCTATTCTCAAG GCGGGACAGTTTTATCACTCATAGGGCTTTCTGTGATGCACTGGCTCAGGAAAGTGCAAGGCATCCTTCAAGCTTAAGCACAATGGGCGGTAGCCTCTATGGAAACAACCATATGAGCTTAGGTCCATCCCAAATCCCCTCACTCCAAAACTCAACCCACCTCCCTAACAACGTGTTGAGGTTAGGGAGTAGCGGCAGCGCAAAGTTTGAGCACCTCATCCCGCCATCAAATCCGTCTTCGTTTGGATCACAAGCCATGCCTAATTCTCCCAATTTCTTCATGAGAGACATTGCTAACCAGCAAGGGTTTCAAGATCAGCACCAATTTCCAAACAAGGTATTACATGGACTAATGCAACTTCCTGATCTCCAGAGCAACCCTAACAACAACAGCAGCTCACCCTCATCGAATAGCGCTGCCAATCTCTTTAACCTGAGCTTCTTTTCTAACAATGGTACCAGTCGCAGCATAACTCCTACTGATCATCAGTTTAGTGATGGTAATGGCGGTGGCCAAGGGTTTAGCATGAGTCATGACCATCAAATTGGGTCGGGTTCTCTACCATCTCTCTATGGGAATTCGATGCAACACGAAGGCGGCATGGCTCCGCACATGTCTGCCACTGCATTGCTTCAGAAAGCTGCTCAAATGGGTTCGACTACAAGCACCGAAAGCTCGTCTTTGCTTAGGGGATTAGGTAATTCGTCAACAAGAGCAGCTAAATCCGGAAGGCAACTAGTGTCAGCGCCCTCGAGCGTTGGAGTCAGTTTTAGTGGTGATCATCATCACAGTACTAATGGGGGTGAACAGTACCACTTGAGATCGTCACAGCAGGTGGAAAATGAAAACCATCTTCAAGGATTAATGAACTCTCTTGCAAATGGCAACTCCTCGATTTTTGGAGGCGGGGGACTGGATCATAACAACTTTGGCGGGTTTAGTAGCGGCACTACTGCTACTAGAGTTAGTGCAATGGATCAACAGCATAATAACCCTAATTATGATGAGGCTAAGTTGCACCAAAATTTGAGTGTAAATTTTGGAGGGTCTGATAAACTGACCTTGGATTTTCTTGGTGTTGGAGGCATGGTAAGAAACATGAATGGTGGCCATGGATACTCACAGAGAgatcatcaacaacaacaacatcatGGCATCAATATGATCAGCTCCTTAGACCCAGAGTTGAAGTCAACGCAGGCAAGTCAACTCTTTGGAGGCACCACACTACAGTGA
- the LOC103451499 gene encoding zinc finger protein MAGPIE-like (The RefSeq protein has 4 substitutions, 1 non-frameshifting indel compared to this genomic sequence): MAASSSSGAPLFGIREEDQNQKMRQQHSSTTPTSSTAAPAAPPQKKRRNQPGTPNPEAEVVALSPKTLMATNRFICEVCNKGFQREQNLQLHRRGHNLPWKLKQKTTKEPKRKVYLCPEPTCVHHDPSRALGDLTGIKKHYFRKHGEKKWKCEKCSKRYAVQSDWKAHSKTCGTREYRCDCGTLFSRRDSFITHRAFCDALAQESARHPPSLTTIGSSLYGGGSLSNTGLGLSHQVVGPPHQLSSLDHSNQPSDILRLGGSSGAAAADRAGQFDHLLSSPSMGSSFRLAQSSAASFFMTGASDHDQSNQQQYHDQDKSFHGLMQFTHHSPHQHHSGAGTNLFNVPFVSNSTNSNSASNSHSLISPNHFNTNANGSASGGGNEVSNNLFAGHIMGGGDHMSSGVPSLYSNNGNSQQQAISSHMSATALLQKAAQMGSNTSNNNNTTSLLRSFGSSSSTTTKPDRPGTLVPSSLGRMFGSDQTDQSHLQDLMNSFASGGGGSSIFGNAAFGRYDASANRAINMEDAKLQQHIGLNNIGGGSDRLTRDFLGVGQVVRSMSGGFSHQRSEQQHGGMEMLSSLDSESNGAAAAPSTQSFGGGGNFQ, from the exons ATGGCTGCGTCTTCTTCATCGGGCGCACCGCTTTTCGGAATTAGAGAAGAAGATCAAAACCAGAAGATGAGGCAACAACATTCCTCCACAACACCAACGTCATCCACAGCTGCACCAGCTGCTCCACCtcagaagaaaaggagaaaccAACCTGGAACACCAA ATCCAGAAGCAGAAGTGGTAGCACTATCTCCCAAGACCCTAATGGCAACAAACAGGTTCATATGTGAGGTGTGCAACAAAGGGTTCCAAAGGGAGCAGAACCTACAGCTTCACAGAAGAGGACACAACCTGCCTTGGAAGCTCAAGCAGAAGACTACAAAAGAACCCAAACGCAAAGTCTATCTCTGCCCGGAGCCCACATGCGTTCACCACGACCCCTCTCGGGCACTCGGCGACCTCACCGGCATCAAAAAGCACTACTTTAGAAAACACGGCGAGAAAAAATGGAAGTGCGAGAAGTGCTCGAAGAGGTACGCCGTCCAGTCCGATTGGAAGGCACATTCTAAGACTTGTGGCACTCGGGAATACAGATGTGACTGTGGCACTCTCTTCTCAAG GCGCGACAGTTTTATCACGCATAGGGCATTCTGCGATGCCCTCGCTCAGGAAAGTGCAAGGCATCCACCCAGTTTGACCACCATTGGCAGCAGCTTATACGGAGGAGGAAGCCTCAGCAACACTGGCCTCGGCTTATCCCATCAAGTTGTGGGCCCTCCCCATCAACTGTCCTCACTCGACCACAGCAATCAACCTAGTGACATCCTAAGGCTTGGAGGATCTTCAGGTGCTGCTGCTGCCGATCGGGCCGGACAATTCGATCACCTCCTCTCATCCCCTTCAATGGGATCATCTTTCCGACCGGCTCAGTCGTCAGCAGCATCTTTCTTCATGACTGGAGCCTCTGATCATGACCAGTCCAACCAACAACAATACCATGACCAGGACAAGTCATTTCATGGACTCATGCAGTTTACACACCACTCGCCACATCAGCATCACTCCGGAGCCGGAACCAATCTTTTTAACGTACCTTTCGTTTCCAACAGTACTAATAGCAACAGTGCCAGCAACAGCAATTCACTAATTAGTCCCAACCATTTCAACACCAATGCAAACGGCAGCGCCACCGGAGGTGGCAATGAAGTCTCGAATAATCTCTTTGCCGGACACATAATGGGTGGCGGCGATCACATGAGCTCTGGAGTCCCTTCTCTCTATAGCAACAATGGCAATAGTCAGCAGCAGGCTATATCATCGCACATGTCCGCAACCGCGCTGCTTCAGAAGGCTGCTCAAATGGGATCCAACACTTCAAACAACAACACCACCTCGCTTCTCCGTAGCTTTGGAAGCTCCTCCTCGACCACTACAAAACCTGATAGGCCCGGGACCCTAGTTCCTTCCAGCTTAGGTAGGATGTTCGGAAGTGACCAAACCGACCAGAGCCACCTCCAAGACCTAATGAACTCGTTTGCTAGCGGAGGGGGAGGCTCATCGATTTTCGGAAACGCGGCGTTTGGTAGATATGATGCATCGGCAAATAGGGCAATTAACATGGAGGATGCAAAGTTGCAGCAGCATATAGGGTTGAACAATATTGGAGGAGGTTCGGATAGGTTAACGAGGGACTTTCTTGGGGTTGGACAAGTAGTGAGGAGCATGAGCGGTGGATTTTCTCATCAGAGATCAGAGCAGCAGCATGGTGGCATGGAGATGCTGAGCTCATTGGATTCAGAGAGCAATGCTGCAGCAGCTGCGCCGTCAACCCAATCTTTTGGAGGAGGCGGGAATTTTCAGTGA